From Clarias gariepinus isolate MV-2021 ecotype Netherlands chromosome 2, CGAR_prim_01v2, whole genome shotgun sequence, one genomic window encodes:
- the LOC128543053 gene encoding uncharacterized protein LOC128543053, whose product METLLFFILLSHANIHTVTTDLSLLNLTSPYTRTVQEKGSVSLQCDITDHEEVAWYRLSFYTLTLLISAQKTRTVKSLPVYYSKDENRFVLRPDSQITTATFTINNIMKEDLGLYFCGITAEPAQMHFGRATRLQFEDKEEGPKETFSTLKPPGERDREENTGKTLDNSLLNMHTDAFLHSVSHGKCVLCSPRVGTLSTIVILRLNLRVKKQKVVCGRP is encoded by the exons ATGGAAACACTTTTGTTCTTCATTCTGCTGTCGCATGCAAATATACACACTGTTACTACTG ATTTGTCTCTTCTAAATTTAACATCGCCGTACACACGGACTGTCCAAGAGAAGGGCAGCGTTTCACTGCAGTGTGACATCACCGATCATGAGGAGGTGGCCTGGTATCGACTGAGTTTCTACACCTTAACCCTCCTGATCTCAGCACAGAAAACCCGCACTGTGAAAAGCCTCCCTGTTTATTACAGCAAAGATGAGAATCGATTTGTCCTGAGGCCAGACAGTCAGATCACCACAGCTACCTTCACCATCAACAACATCATGAAGGAAGATCTGGGGCTGTATTTCTGCGGAATTACAGCCGAGCCTGCTCAGATGCATTTCGGCAGAGCGACCAGACTACAGTTTGAAG ATAAAGAAGAAGGACCAAAAGAAACATTTTCGACCCTAAAACCtccaggagagagagacagggaggagAACACGGGTAAGACACTGGACAATTCACTATTAAATATGCATACAGATGCATTTCTACATTCAGTTTCTCACGgtaagtgtgtgttgtgttctcCAAGAGTTGGAACTTTGAGCACTATAGTCATTTTGAGGTTGAATCTCCGTGTGAAAAAACAGAAAGTGGTCTGCGGTCGACCCTGA